A stretch of Campylobacter showae DNA encodes these proteins:
- the rpsH gene encoding 30S ribosomal protein S8, with translation MLNDLISDGLTRIRNAAMRRLETTKLLHSNVVEATLSILAAKGYIESYNVVEEDKKKFINVVLKYDEHGRSVINELKRVSSPGRRVYKGKDEIKRFKNGYGTIIVSTSKGVLNNEDAHKAGVGGEILCSVW, from the coding sequence ATGTTAAACGACTTAATTTCAGACGGACTAACTCGCATTAGAAACGCCGCAATGAGAAGACTCGAGACTACGAAGCTTCTTCATTCAAACGTCGTCGAGGCTACTTTATCTATCCTTGCGGCTAAAGGCTATATCGAGAGCTACAACGTCGTAGAAGAAGATAAAAAGAAATTTATAAACGTAGTTCTAAAATACGACGAGCACGGCAGAAGCGTGATTAACGAGCTTAAGCGCGTATCAAGCCCAGGCCGCCGCGTTTATAAGGGAAAAGACGAGATCAAGAGATTTAAAAACGGCTACGGAACGATCATCGTTAGCACCAGCAAGGGCGTTTTAAACAACGAAGACGCTCACAAAGCTGGCGTAGGCGGGGAAATCCTCTGCTCTGTGTGGTAA
- the rplC gene encoding 50S ribosomal protein L3, producing MEYIVEKIGMSRTVNNPSIPVTLLKVVNAKVCEVSECGCAIVAYAKGKAKNKAIEGQQKKYSLTAEFNKFATLQVANKEAGDLDISPLSSAKILKVSFSSKGKGYQGVVKRHGFAGGPKSHGSRFHKRHGSIGNREWPGRVQPGMKMAGHTGNEKVTVKNEIVSFDAENGILVLKGSVAGYNGAMGRIRIVK from the coding sequence ATGGAATATATCGTAGAAAAAATAGGCATGAGCAGAACGGTAAACAACCCAAGCATCCCCGTTACGCTTCTAAAAGTCGTAAACGCTAAAGTTTGCGAAGTGAGCGAATGCGGCTGCGCCATAGTAGCTTATGCTAAAGGTAAAGCAAAAAATAAAGCTATAGAGGGTCAGCAAAAAAAATATAGCCTAACGGCAGAATTTAATAAATTCGCAACCCTACAAGTCGCCAATAAAGAGGCGGGCGATCTTGACATTAGTCCGCTTAGCTCGGCTAAAATTTTAAAAGTTAGCTTCAGCTCAAAAGGTAAAGGCTATCAAGGCGTCGTAAAAAGACACGGGTTTGCGGGCGGTCCAAAAAGCCACGGTTCTCGCTTCCACAAAAGACACGGCTCTATCGGTAACCGCGAGTGGCCGGGACGCGTTCAGCCTGGTATGAAGATGGCCGGACACACCGGAAACGAAAAAGTTACCGTTAAAAACGAGATCGTAAGCTTTGACGCCGAAAACGGAATTTTGGTTTTAAAAGGCAGCGTCGCTGGCTATAACGGTGCAATGGGCAGAATAAGGATAGTAAAATGA
- the rpsJ gene encoding 30S ribosomal protein S10, giving the protein MERIRLKLKAYDHRVLDRTVAAIVEAVKRTGADVRGPVPMPTKIKRYTVLKSPHINKDSREQFEMRIHARMLDIVAATPDTVDSLTKLDLAPEVNVEVRAMGK; this is encoded by the coding sequence ATGGAAAGAATCAGGCTTAAGCTTAAAGCTTATGACCATAGAGTTCTCGACCGCACAGTTGCAGCCATAGTAGAAGCTGTCAAACGAACGGGCGCCGACGTCAGAGGTCCGGTGCCGATGCCTACGAAGATCAAACGCTACACGGTCTTAAAATCACCACACATCAACAAAGACTCACGCGAGCAGTTTGAAATGAGAATTCATGCTAGAATGCTAGATATCGTAGCGGCTACGCCCGATACCGTCGACTCGCTAACAAAGCTTGACTTAGCCCCTGAGGTTAACGTCGAAGTCCGCGCGATGGGCAAATAA
- the rplP gene encoding 50S ribosomal protein L16, translating into MLMPKRTKFRKQMKGRNRGKATRGADLAMGEIGIKAVEAGRVNSRQIEAARVALTRHVKRQAKTWIRVFPDKPLTKKPLQTRMGKGKAGVEEWVMNIKPGRIIVEMAGVDEELAREALTLAIHKLPFKTKIVTRESENEIY; encoded by the coding sequence ATGTTGATGCCAAAACGAACTAAATTTCGCAAACAGATGAAAGGCAGAAACCGCGGTAAAGCTACTCGCGGCGCCGATCTTGCTATGGGCGAGATAGGAATCAAAGCTGTAGAAGCGGGCCGCGTAAATTCGCGCCAGATCGAAGCGGCTCGTGTGGCTCTAACCCGCCACGTAAAACGCCAAGCTAAAACTTGGATCAGAGTTTTCCCAGATAAGCCGCTAACCAAAAAACCTCTACAAACTCGTATGGGTAAAGGTAAAGCCGGAGTCGAAGAGTGGGTTATGAACATAAAACCAGGTCGTATAATAGTCGAAATGGCTGGTGTAGATGAGGAATTAGCGCGTGAAGCTCTAACCCTAGCGATCCACAAACTTCCGTTTAAGACTAAAATCGTAACGCGAGAGAGTGAAAATGAAATATACTGA
- the rpsC gene encoding 30S ribosomal protein S3, which produces MGQKVNPIGLRLGINRNWESRWFPAKGTLAENIGEDYKIRAFLKKKLYYAGVSQILIERTAKKIRVTVVAARPGIIIGKKGSDVEKLKEDIQKLINKEVNVNIKEERKAQASAQLAAENVAMQLEKRVAFRRAMKKVIQGAQKSGAKGIKISVAGRLGGAEIARTEWYLEGRVPLHTLRAKIDYGVAEAHTTYGNIGIKVWIFKGEVLQKGVQPEKNEEEKADKKPRRARRGK; this is translated from the coding sequence ATGGGTCAGAAAGTAAATCCGATAGGTCTAAGACTAGGAATAAACCGCAACTGGGAGTCAAGATGGTTTCCTGCTAAAGGAACTTTGGCTGAAAATATCGGCGAAGACTACAAAATTCGCGCTTTCTTGAAAAAGAAACTTTACTACGCGGGCGTTTCTCAAATTTTGATCGAGAGAACGGCTAAGAAAATTCGCGTAACCGTCGTAGCAGCTCGCCCCGGTATTATCATCGGCAAAAAGGGCTCTGACGTAGAGAAGCTTAAAGAGGATATCCAAAAGCTAATCAACAAAGAAGTAAACGTAAATATCAAAGAAGAAAGAAAAGCTCAAGCTTCGGCTCAGCTAGCTGCGGAAAACGTAGCGATGCAGCTTGAAAAACGCGTTGCATTTAGGCGTGCGATGAAGAAAGTTATCCAAGGCGCTCAAAAATCAGGCGCTAAAGGTATCAAAATTTCAGTCGCAGGACGTCTTGGCGGTGCGGAAATCGCTAGAACAGAGTGGTACTTAGAGGGTCGCGTTCCGCTTCACACCCTAAGAGCTAAGATCGATTACGGCGTTGCCGAAGCGCATACGACTTATGGAAACATAGGTATAAAAGTGTGGATATTTAAAGGCGAGGTTCTTCAAAAAGGCGTTCAACCTGAAAAGAACGAAGAAGAAAAAGCCGATAAAAAACCGCGCAGAGCAAGAAGAGGTAAATAA
- the rpmC gene encoding 50S ribosomal protein L29 yields the protein MKYTDIKDKSVAELNALLKEKKVLLFTLRQKLKTMQLSNPNEISAVRKEIAQINTAISASK from the coding sequence ATGAAATATACTGATATTAAAGACAAAAGCGTTGCAGAACTTAACGCGTTATTGAAAGAGAAAAAGGTGCTTTTATTTACTTTAAGACAAAAGCTAAAAACTATGCAGCTAAGCAACCCTAACGAGATTAGCGCCGTCCGCAAGGAAATAGCGCAAATCAACACTGCAATTAGCGCTTCAAAGTAA
- a CDS encoding ribonuclease HII encodes MKNKFDAQICGIDEAGRGALAGPMAVAACVLKRDIAGLNDSKKLTEKRREELLKEIIKNSEFLIAYFSNEQIDELGLSECLRRALRLFKAHFTDCELLYDGNANYGTGIKTMVGADGKVAQVSAASILAKVSRDALMQAWDGVHSGYGYATHKGYGTKAHLDAIARLGDSPLQRRSFRVKSFERGLFDEQI; translated from the coding sequence ATGAAAAACAAATTTGACGCCCAAATATGCGGTATCGACGAGGCTGGACGCGGTGCGCTAGCGGGCCCCATGGCGGTAGCCGCATGCGTACTAAAGCGCGATATAGCGGGCCTAAACGACTCAAAAAAACTGACTGAAAAGCGTCGCGAGGAGCTGTTAAAAGAGATAATAAAAAACTCGGAATTTCTCATCGCGTATTTTTCAAACGAGCAAATCGACGAGCTGGGGCTTAGCGAGTGCCTCAGACGCGCGCTGCGGCTGTTTAAGGCGCATTTTACGGACTGCGAGCTGCTCTACGACGGCAACGCAAACTACGGCACCGGCATAAAAACGATGGTCGGAGCCGACGGCAAGGTCGCGCAGGTGAGCGCCGCAAGCATCCTAGCCAAGGTAAGCCGCGACGCGCTGATGCAGGCGTGGGACGGCGTGCACTCCGGCTACGGATATGCCACACACAAAGGATACGGCACAAAAGCGCATCTAGACGCGATCGCAAGGCTTGGCGACTCGCCGCTGCAAAGGCGCAGCTTTCGCGTAAAAAGCTTTGAGCGCGGACTGTTTGACGAACAAATTTGA
- the rplD gene encoding 50S ribosomal protein L4, with product MSKVCVLNEKFEKASELDLPADYAQINPHNLYLYVKSYLSGMRSNSAHTKTRAFVSGGGKKPWRQKGRGGARAGSTRTNVWVGGAVAFGPSNERNYFQKVNKKQKRLALEFALNEKANAGKIFAVDSIEIASGKTKDAAKVISALNLRDALVVKDLLDDNTLLAFRNLSNCYLIDASEINAYLVATYGAVVIEKAALETIIKEG from the coding sequence ATGAGTAAAGTTTGCGTATTAAACGAAAAATTTGAAAAAGCTAGCGAGCTTGATCTACCGGCTGATTACGCCCAGATTAACCCGCACAACCTATATCTTTACGTTAAGTCTTATTTGTCCGGTATGCGTTCAAATTCGGCTCACACCAAAACCAGAGCTTTCGTAAGCGGCGGCGGTAAAAAACCGTGGAGACAAAAAGGTCGCGGCGGCGCTAGAGCGGGCTCAACCAGAACTAACGTCTGGGTAGGCGGCGCAGTGGCGTTTGGTCCGAGCAACGAGCGAAACTATTTCCAAAAGGTCAATAAAAAGCAAAAAAGATTGGCGCTTGAGTTCGCGCTAAACGAAAAAGCTAACGCGGGTAAAATTTTCGCGGTAGATAGCATAGAGATCGCAAGCGGTAAGACTAAAGACGCGGCTAAAGTAATCAGCGCGTTAAATTTGAGAGACGCTTTGGTCGTAAAAGATCTGCTTGACGACAACACGTTACTCGCGTTTAGAAATTTATCAAACTGCTATCTAATCGATGCGAGCGAGATAAACGCTTACTTAGTGGCGACTTACGGTGCCGTCGTTATCGAGAAGGCCGCACTTGAAACTATAATAAAAGAGGGCTGA
- the rplN gene encoding 50S ribosomal protein L14 codes for MIQSFTRLTVADNSGAKELMCIKVLGGSKRRYATLGDVIICSVKKALPNGKIKKGQVVKAVVVRTKKEVQRDNGSLIRFDENAAVILDNKREPIGTRIFGPVGREVRYANFMKIVSLAPEVL; via the coding sequence ATGATACAATCTTTTACGAGGCTTACGGTCGCCGACAATAGCGGCGCGAAAGAGCTAATGTGTATTAAAGTTTTGGGCGGCAGCAAGAGAAGATACGCGACGCTTGGCGACGTTATCATATGCTCGGTCAAAAAGGCGCTTCCAAACGGTAAGATCAAAAAAGGCCAAGTGGTAAAAGCGGTCGTCGTTAGAACTAAAAAAGAGGTTCAAAGAGATAACGGTTCGCTAATCCGCTTCGACGAAAACGCAGCTGTCATCCTAGATAACAAACGCGAGCCTATCGGTACTCGTATCTTTGGACCGGTCGGCCGTGAGGTTAGATACGCTAACTTTATGAAAATCGTTTCGCTTGCTCCGGAGGTGTTATAA
- the rpsE gene encoding 30S ribosomal protein S5: MEKYNREEFEEVMVDIGRVTKVVKGGRRFRFTALVVVGNRNGLVGFGFGKAKEVPDAMRKAVDDAFKNIIEVKRKGSTIPHDVEVKFNASRVLLRPASEGTGVIAGGSARPILELAGIKDILTKSLGSNNSANVVRATLKALSMLKG, encoded by the coding sequence ATGGAAAAATATAACAGAGAAGAATTCGAAGAAGTAATGGTTGATATCGGCCGCGTTACAAAGGTCGTAAAGGGCGGTCGTAGATTTAGATTTACGGCTCTTGTCGTAGTAGGAAACAGAAACGGCCTAGTGGGCTTTGGCTTCGGTAAAGCAAAAGAGGTGCCGGACGCTATGAGAAAAGCCGTAGACGACGCGTTTAAAAACATCATCGAGGTAAAAAGAAAAGGCTCGACTATACCTCACGACGTAGAGGTTAAATTTAACGCTAGCCGCGTTTTACTTCGCCCTGCTAGCGAAGGTACGGGCGTGATCGCGGGCGGTAGCGCTCGTCCTATTCTAGAGCTTGCGGGCATCAAGGACATCCTAACAAAATCGCTTGGCTCAAACAACTCGGCAAACGTCGTTCGCGCTACTTTAAAAGCGCTAAGCATGCTTAAAGGCTAA
- the rplB gene encoding 50S ribosomal protein L2, whose translation MAIKTYKPYTPSRRFMTGLSSEDITAKPSVRSLLVKIPVSGGRNSNGRITSRHKEGGAKKLYRIIDFKRRKFGIEGKVEAIEYDPNRNCRIALIAYKDGEKRYIIRPNGLNVGDIVAAAEAGLDIKPGNAMKLRNIPVGTIVHNVELKPGKGAQMARSAGGYAQLMGKEEKYVMLRLPSGEMRQVLAECMASIGVVGNEDWANVTIGKAGRNRHRGIRPQTRGSAMNPVDHPHGGGEGKKNSGRHPVTPWGKPTKGAKTRRKKASDKLIISRRKGK comes from the coding sequence ATGGCGATAAAAACCTATAAACCTTATACACCTAGCCGCAGATTTATGACGGGCTTATCAAGCGAGGATATCACTGCTAAACCTAGCGTGAGAAGCCTGCTTGTAAAGATCCCTGTAAGCGGCGGTAGAAATAGCAACGGAAGAATAACTTCTAGACATAAAGAAGGCGGAGCGAAGAAGCTTTATAGAATCATCGACTTTAAACGCCGCAAATTTGGTATCGAAGGTAAAGTCGAAGCTATCGAGTACGATCCGAACAGAAACTGCCGCATCGCGCTTATCGCTTATAAAGACGGCGAAAAACGCTATATCATCAGACCAAACGGACTAAACGTTGGCGATATCGTAGCAGCAGCCGAGGCAGGTCTAGACATAAAACCCGGCAACGCGATGAAACTAAGAAACATCCCGGTTGGTACTATCGTGCACAACGTGGAGCTAAAACCTGGCAAGGGCGCTCAGATGGCTCGTTCAGCCGGCGGTTACGCTCAGCTAATGGGTAAAGAGGAAAAATATGTAATGCTTCGCTTGCCAAGCGGCGAGATGAGACAAGTACTCGCAGAGTGCATGGCTAGTATCGGCGTAGTAGGTAACGAAGACTGGGCGAACGTAACTATCGGTAAAGCCGGACGTAATCGCCACAGAGGTATCCGTCCTCAAACTCGCGGTTCTGCGATGAACCCAGTAGATCACCCACACGGCGGTGGTGAGGGCAAGAAAAACTCTGGCCGTCATCCTGTTACTCCATGGGGTAAACCGACTAAAGGTGCTAAGACTCGCCGCAAAAAGGCTAGCGATAAGCTTATAATTTCAAGAAGGAAAGGTAAATAG
- the rplV gene encoding 50S ribosomal protein L22, translated as MSKSIIKFVRLSPTKARLIAREVQGMNAEFALASLSFMPNRGAKFIATAISSAVANGGFEPEEVIVTSCRVDAGPVLKRFRPRARGSASRIRKPTSHILVEVSKPEKKEA; from the coding sequence ATGAGCAAATCAATTATTAAATTCGTAAGACTATCTCCGACTAAAGCCAGACTAATCGCAAGAGAAGTACAAGGCATGAATGCCGAATTTGCACTAGCTAGCCTTAGCTTTATGCCAAACCGCGGCGCCAAATTTATCGCTACGGCTATCAGCTCAGCGGTAGCTAATGGCGGATTCGAGCCTGAAGAGGTTATCGTGACAAGCTGCCGCGTAGACGCAGGCCCAGTATTAAAAAGATTTAGACCGCGAGCGAGAGGAAGCGCAAGCAGAATCCGCAAACCGACTTCTCATATCTTAGTAGAAGTATCTAAACCTGAAAAGAAGGAAGCGTAA
- the rplE gene encoding 50S ribosomal protein L5, which translates to MNRLKAKYNEVVKPALAKEFDIKNPMLIPAIEKIVISVGAGESAKDQKQLQNIADTISLIAGQKAVVTDAKKSVAGFKVREGFPVGVKVTLRKENMFAFLDKLISIALPRVKDFRGLPKDGFDGRGNYNFGLNEQLMFPEVEYDKILRTHGMNIVIVTTTNSDKEAFKLLELFGLPFAKGK; encoded by the coding sequence ATGAATAGATTAAAAGCTAAATATAACGAGGTCGTAAAGCCTGCTTTGGCTAAAGAATTCGACATCAAAAATCCTATGCTAATCCCTGCGATCGAAAAGATCGTCATAAGCGTAGGCGCTGGCGAATCTGCTAAAGATCAAAAGCAACTTCAAAACATCGCCGATACTATTTCGCTAATCGCCGGACAAAAAGCTGTTGTTACCGACGCTAAAAAATCGGTTGCTGGCTTTAAAGTGCGCGAGGGTTTCCCTGTCGGCGTAAAAGTAACGCTTAGAAAAGAGAATATGTTTGCGTTTTTAGACAAACTAATCTCTATCGCGCTACCTAGAGTTAAGGACTTTAGAGGCCTTCCAAAAGACGGTTTTGATGGACGCGGAAACTACAACTTCGGTCTTAACGAGCAGCTAATGTTCCCAGAGGTTGAGTATGATAAGATTTTACGCACTCACGGTATGAATATAGTTATAGTCACGACAACAAACAGCGACAAAGAGGCATTCAAATTGCTTGAGCTATTTGGTTTGCCGTTTGCGAAAGGAAAGTAA
- a CDS encoding type Z 30S ribosomal protein S14, with the protein MAKKSMIAKAARKPKFAVRGYTRCQICGRPHSVYKDFGICRVCLRKMANEGLIPGLKKASW; encoded by the coding sequence ATGGCGAAAAAATCAATGATAGCAAAGGCTGCCAGAAAGCCTAAATTTGCGGTTCGCGGCTATACGAGATGCCAAATTTGCGGACGTCCGCATTCGGTTTATAAAGATTTTGGAATTTGCCGCGTATGCCTAAGAAAAATGGCTAACGAGGGACTAATCCCGGGTCTAAAAAAAGCAAGCTGGTAA
- a CDS encoding 50S ribosomal protein L23: MADITDIKTILYTEKTLGLQEQGVVVIQTSPKMTKNRLKEILKEYFGVTPLRVNSLRIDGKVKRFKGREGQRSEIKKFYVQLPEGSSLENTEA; encoded by the coding sequence ATGGCAGATATAACTGATATCAAAACGATTTTATATACGGAAAAAACTCTCGGTCTTCAAGAGCAAGGCGTGGTCGTCATACAAACTTCGCCTAAGATGACTAAAAACAGGCTGAAAGAAATTTTGAAAGAGTATTTTGGAGTAACGCCGCTTCGCGTAAATTCGCTTAGAATCGACGGAAAAGTTAAGCGTTTCAAAGGAAGAGAAGGACAACGAAGCGAGATAAAGAAATTTTACGTTCAGTTGCCTGAAGGCTCAAGCCTAGAAAACACGGAGGCGTAA
- the rplX gene encoding 50S ribosomal protein L24, protein MANVKFKVKKGDTVKIIAGDDKGKTGKILSVLAKKGQVIVEGCKVAKKAIKPSEKTPNGGFINKEMPIDISNVAKVEG, encoded by the coding sequence ATGGCTAACGTTAAATTTAAAGTAAAAAAAGGCGATACCGTTAAGATCATCGCAGGCGACGACAAAGGTAAAACAGGTAAAATTTTATCCGTCCTAGCCAAAAAAGGACAAGTCATAGTCGAGGGCTGCAAGGTAGCTAAAAAAGCTATAAAACCTAGCGAAAAGACCCCAAACGGCGGCTTTATCAATAAAGAGATGCCTATTGATATCTCAAACGTTGCAAAAGTTGAGGGCTGA
- the rplR gene encoding 50S ribosomal protein L18, protein MTANVLKRKLALRIKRKRRIRAKISGTAVLPRISIFKSNRTLYVQAIDDVAAVTIAAADGRKLGVKANKEGAVTLAKEFAKTLKAKKIETALFDRNGYLYHGVIAAFADALRENGIKL, encoded by the coding sequence ATGACAGCAAATGTATTAAAAAGAAAACTCGCTCTTAGAATCAAGAGAAAAAGAAGAATCAGAGCCAAAATTTCCGGCACTGCGGTATTGCCTAGAATTTCTATCTTCAAATCAAACAGAACTCTTTACGTCCAAGCTATCGACGACGTAGCAGCCGTAACTATAGCGGCAGCCGACGGCAGAAAACTAGGCGTAAAAGCAAACAAAGAAGGCGCCGTAACTTTGGCTAAAGAATTTGCAAAAACTCTAAAAGCTAAAAAAATTGAAACGGCATTATTCGACAGAAACGGCTATTTGTATCACGGTGTTATAGCGGCTTTTGCGGACGCATTACGTGAAAACGGTATCAAACTATAA
- a CDS encoding ATP-binding protein — MQTLNALYQSPPKNVKFINRKFEITAPKTLIKGGIGSGKTSLIAGFLSAFESKEFLYVNLGDLRIDADDILSNLPEFLRQNPQIKTLAIDDFEQRFWDKFEPILELNLQNFIVASRFKDANLSGFSELNLDFLDYEEFIAFFSKKIDPETLFSHFLLHGRSPASAFCDPENVAVNLQTALKSSLSATQLAVLKECVKAQAQNVSVFEIFSTLKSTRKISKDSVYGALSELENMSAVSLVEKFNEPNAAKRLYFNDFAFKSALSLKKDFAKNFNNTIFCELAKFNEQIFYTKELDFFLPKRKLAIICSPFSDADLVFLKFKKLHANLKILGINRLQAISVANSGKTSIEGIKCEVAPFSRWALGI, encoded by the coding sequence ATGCAAACTCTAAACGCGCTCTACCAAAGCCCGCCGAAAAACGTCAAATTTATAAATAGAAAATTTGAAATCACGGCACCCAAAACATTGATAAAAGGCGGCATAGGAAGCGGCAAAACCTCGCTGATCGCGGGCTTTTTATCAGCATTTGAGAGCAAAGAGTTTTTGTACGTAAATTTAGGCGACCTTCGTATAGATGCGGATGATATTTTGTCAAATTTGCCCGAGTTTTTACGCCAAAATCCGCAGATAAAAACTCTAGCGATCGATGATTTCGAGCAGAGATTTTGGGATAAATTTGAGCCGATTTTAGAGCTAAATTTACAAAATTTTATCGTCGCCTCGCGGTTTAAAGATGCAAATTTAAGTGGATTTAGCGAGCTAAATTTGGATTTTTTAGACTACGAGGAGTTTATCGCTTTTTTTTCGAAAAAGATCGATCCCGAGACGCTTTTTAGCCACTTTTTACTTCACGGTAGGAGCCCCGCGTCGGCCTTTTGCGATCCCGAAAACGTCGCGGTAAATCTACAAACCGCGCTAAAATCCTCACTCTCCGCCACACAGCTGGCCGTACTAAAAGAGTGCGTGAAAGCTCAGGCGCAAAACGTGAGCGTTTTTGAGATTTTTAGCACGCTAAAATCCACCCGCAAAATCTCAAAAGATAGCGTTTACGGCGCGCTTAGCGAGCTGGAAAATATGAGCGCGGTTAGCCTGGTAGAGAAATTTAACGAGCCAAACGCCGCAAAAAGGCTTTATTTTAACGACTTTGCGTTTAAAAGTGCACTAAGCCTAAAAAAGGACTTCGCTAAGAATTTTAATAACACGATTTTTTGCGAGCTAGCCAAATTTAACGAGCAGATTTTTTATACAAAAGAGCTTGATTTTTTCCTGCCAAAAAGGAAACTTGCTATCATTTGCTCGCCGTTTAGCGATGCGGATTTGGTCTTTTTAAAATTTAAAAAACTGCACGCAAATTTAAAAATTTTAGGTATAAATAGGCTACAAGCAATCAGTGTGGCAAACTCGGGCAAGACGAGCATAGAGGGCATAAAATGCGAGGTCGCGCCGTTTTCTCGCTGGGCGCTAGGCATATAA
- the rplF gene encoding 50S ribosomal protein L6: MSRIGKQPIAIPSGVEVSVEGNVLKFKKGAHSKELDTKGHVDVKVEDAHIVFSPKSDERQDRAYWGTYRALANNIVIGITKGFVRQLEINGVGYKAAAKGQVLELTLGFSHPINHEVPKGVEISVEKNIITIKGDDKQVVGQIAAQVRAYRPPEPYKGKGVKYVEERIIRKAGKTSKK, from the coding sequence ATGTCACGTATAGGAAAACAGCCGATAGCTATTCCAAGCGGAGTAGAGGTCAGCGTAGAAGGCAACGTCCTTAAATTTAAAAAAGGCGCTCATTCAAAAGAGCTTGACACAAAAGGGCACGTAGACGTTAAAGTCGAAGATGCTCACATAGTATTTTCTCCAAAGAGCGACGAGAGACAAGATAGAGCCTACTGGGGCACCTATAGAGCGCTTGCAAACAATATCGTCATCGGCATTACAAAAGGTTTTGTTCGCCAGCTTGAGATCAACGGCGTCGGTTACAAAGCCGCAGCTAAAGGCCAGGTACTTGAGCTTACTTTAGGATTTTCTCACCCGATAAATCACGAAGTGCCAAAAGGCGTTGAAATCAGCGTAGAGAAAAACATCATAACTATCAAAGGCGACGATAAGCAAGTGGTAGGCCAGATCGCAGCTCAAGTCAGAGCGTACAGACCGCCTGAACCGTATAAGGGCAAAGGCGTTAAATACGTAGAAGAGCGCATCATCCGCAAAGCCGGTAAGACATCTAAGAAGTAA
- the rpsS gene encoding 30S ribosomal protein S19, with protein sequence MARSLKKGPFVDEHVMKKVVAAKKANDNKPIKTWSRRSTIVPEMIGLTFNVHNGKSFIPVYVTENHIGYKLGEFAPTRTFKGHKGSVQKKIGK encoded by the coding sequence ATGGCAAGATCACTCAAAAAAGGACCTTTTGTCGATGAGCATGTAATGAAAAAAGTCGTTGCCGCTAAAAAAGCTAACGACAACAAGCCGATAAAAACGTGGTCTAGACGCAGCACGATAGTGCCTGAAATGATAGGTCTAACGTTTAACGTTCATAACGGCAAGAGCTTCATTCCAGTATACGTTACTGAAAACCACATCGGATATAAACTAGGCGAATTTGCTCCTACGCGCACATTTAAGGGTCACAAAGGCTCAGTGCAAAAGAAAATCGGTAAGTAA
- the rpsQ gene encoding 30S ribosomal protein S17, translating into MALKREIQGVVLQKAGDKTATILVERRVMHPRYRKFVKRFKKYMIHDEKNETKAGDTVVAIECRPLSARKSFRLKTILATGVE; encoded by the coding sequence ATGGCATTAAAAAGAGAAATTCAAGGTGTCGTTTTACAAAAGGCCGGCGATAAGACGGCTACGATTTTGGTTGAGAGGCGCGTTATGCACCCAAGATACCGCAAATTCGTAAAACGCTTTAAAAAATATATGATTCACGACGAAAAGAACGAGACAAAAGCGGGCGATACGGTCGTAGCTATCGAATGCAGACCGCTAAGCGCGAGAAAATCTTTCCGCTTAAAGACTATTTTAGCGACGGGGGTTGAGTAA